A single window of Nicotiana tomentosiformis chromosome 1, ASM39032v3, whole genome shotgun sequence DNA harbors:
- the LOC104118326 gene encoding probable inactive histone-lysine N-methyltransferase SUVR2 isoform X1, whose translation MPPNPRVKKAYDAMKSIGISNGKVKPVLKSLLKLYDKNWELIEEENYRALADAIFEKEEAEAAEHKKSENTEESEMPLVRREEVLEEEAGHEEPERPLKRLRLRYQEGQALPSANNSSGGTSLKRPQREETQTPQIMSRGGRLVAARASHASKLKEPKTEPGSELSPKQKMLGSLALIKPKDEPYTDDMPQFEVPIAVIHPEPSNKEDTSSGNASRRRPETSEPLAIELRGGEDAGKEITTSSNGVATRRELVEVQDRCNTDVDIASSPFGEVKVSINCDPALRRSDFHMPNLESVLKMVESKCLKSYKILDPNFSVMKLMKDMCECFLELGTQHSRELQATTDVAAENDFGSRSMTVNSSNGYINFEIDAGDAEPEIPRFSPPPISEDSTEAGHIASMDNCGSIPETDQIGLVQTNSRSTEAPCESTPGEIGSVDSLSGFLNSDLGAREAQPEMPYLAPYIGEDSNQADHAASMGNCSIAPETDQNGLEQTNSLEVVPCELAPHDVGSVDVIDITKGQENVIISLVNEVNSKRPPSFHYIAYNVVFQNAYVNFSLARIGDDNSCSTCSGDCLSLSIPCACAHVTGGDFAYTKEGFVKEDFLKECISMNRDPKKHCHFFCKECPLERSKNEDIIEACKGHLIRNFIKECWWKCGCNKQCGNRVVQRGISHKLQVFMTFEGKGWGLRTLENLPLGAFVCEYVGEVLTNAELFDRVSQSPNGEEHSYPVLLDADWGSVGVLKDEEALCLDATFYGNVARFINHRCFDSNLVEIPVEIETPDRRYYHLAFFTTRKIKAMEELTWDYGIDFDDLDHPVKAFSCHCGSNFCRNMKRPSRSRSRRQA comes from the exons ATGCCGCCCAATCCAAGAGTTAAGAAGGCATATGATGCTATGAAAAGTATTGGCATCTCTAATGGAAAGGTGAAGCCAGTCTTGAAGAGCCTTCTAAAACTATATGACAAAAATTGGGAGCTTATCGAAGAGGAGAATTATAGAGCACTTGCAGATGCTATATTTGAGAAGGAGGAAGCAGAG GCAGCAGAACACAAGAAGTCTGAGAATACTGAGGAAAGCGAGATG CCGCTTGTGCGGCGAGAGGAAGTTTTAGAGGAAGAAGCAGGGCATGAGGAGCCTGAAAGACCACTAAAGAGATTGCGCTTAAGATATCAAGAAGGTCAAGCTTTACCTTCCGCTAACAATTCCAGTGGTGGGACTTCTCTTAAGAGGCCTCAACGGGAGGAaactcaaacacctcaaatcaTGTCCAGGGGGGGTAGGTTGGTTGCTGCTAGAGCTTCCCATGCATCAAAACTCAAAGAGCCAAAGACAGAACCCGGCAGTGAACTGTCCCCTAAACAGAAGATGTTGGGATCCCTTGCTTTGATCAAGCCCAAGGATGAACCATATACTGATGATATGCCACAGTTTGAGGTTCCTATTGCTGTTATTCACCCAG AACCATCAAACAAGGAAGATACTTCAAGTGGTAACGCCTCAAGGAGACGTCCAGAAACTTCTGAACCCTTGGCGATAGAACTGAGAGGTGGAGAAGATGCTGGTAAGGAAATCACAACTTCATCAAATGGAGTGGCCACCAGACGTGAGCTGGTAGAAGTCCAGGATAGGTGTAATACTGACGTGGATATTGCCTCCTCACCATTTGGAGAGGTAAAAGTCTCTATAAACTGTGACCCAGCTCTTCGTAGATCAGACTTCCATATGCCGAATCTAGAATCTGTTCTGAAAATGGTGGAGTCTAAATGTCTTAAATCATACAAAATCCTGGACCCTAACTTTTCTGTGATGAAGCTGATGAAAGACATGTGTGAGTGTTTTTTGGAACTGGGAACTCAGCACAGTCGTGAATTGCAAGCAACCACAGATGTTGCTGCAGAAAATGATTTTGGCTCGAGAAGCATGACTGTTAATTCCTCAAATGGATatataaattttgaaattgaTGCTGGGGATGCTGAACCAGAGATACCCCGATTCTCTCCTCCTCCTATTAGTGAAGACAGCACTGAAGCTGGTCATATAGCATCAATGGACAACTGTGGTAGTATTCCAGAAACTGATCAGATTGGTCTTGTGCAGACTAATTCACGGAGTACAGAGGCTCCATGTGAATCGACTCCAGGTGAAATAGGCTCTGTTGATTCCTTAAGTGGGTTCCTGAATTCTGATCTTGGTGCGAGGGAAGCTCAACCAGAGATGCCCTATCTCGCTCCTTATATTGGTGAAGACAGCAATCAGGCTGATCATGCAGCATCAATGGGCAACTGTAGTATTGCTCCAGAGACCGATCAGAATGGTCTTGAACAAACTAATTCACTGGAAGTGGTTCCATGTGAATTGGCTCCACATGATGTAGGGTCTGTTGATGTTATTGATATAACCAAGGGGCAGGAAAATGTTATAATATCTTTGGTGAATGAAGTTAATAGCAAGCGTCCACCATCATTTCACTACATAGCTTACAATGTGGTTTTCCAGAATGCATATGTTAACTTTTCTCTGGCTCGTATTGGAGATGATAATAGCTGTTCAACTTGCTCTGGTGATTGTCTATCATTATCCATACCTTGCGCCTGTGCACATGTAACCGGCGGTGATTTTGCATACACAAAGGAAGGCTTTGTTAAAGAAGACTTTCTTAAAGAATGTATTTCCATGAATCGTGACCCCAAGAAGCACTGCCACTTCTTTTGCAAAGAGTGCCCATTGGAAAGATCAAAAAATGAGGACATTATCGAAGCTTGTAAAGGTCATTTGATTAGGAACTTCATCAAAGAGTGTTGGTGGAAATGTGGCTGTAATAAACAATGTGGCAACCGTGTAGTACAGCGAGGTATAAGCCATAAGTTACAG GTTTTCATGACCTTTGAAGGGAAAGGATGGGGCTTGCGTACTCTAGAAAACCTTCCTCTAGGTGCTTTTGTCTGCGAATATGTTGGAGAAGTTTTGACCAATGCAGAACTCTTTGATCGTGTTTCACAGAGCCCCAACGGGGAGGAACATTCTTATCCAGTCCTGCTGGATGCTGACTGGGGTTCAGTGGGTGTCTTGAAGGACGAGGAAGCTCTTTGTTTGGATGCTACATTTTATGGGAATGTTGCCAGGTTCATCAATCACAG ATGCTTCGATTCAAATTTGGTTGAAATTCCAGTTGAAATAGAGACCCCTGATCGCCGCTACTATCAT CTTGCTTTTTTCACTACAAGAAAGATTAAAGCGATGGAGGAGCTCACATGG GATTATGGTATTGATTTTGATGACCTTGACCATCCAGTAAAAGCATTTAGCTGCCATTGCGGTAGCAACTTCTGCCGAAATATGAAACGTCCAAGCA
- the LOC104118326 gene encoding probable inactive histone-lysine N-methyltransferase SUVR2 isoform X3, with protein sequence MPPNPRVKKAYDAMKSIGISNGKVKPVLKSLLKLYDKNWELIEEENYRALADAIFEKEEAEAAEHKKSENTEESEMPLVRREEVLEEEAGHEEPERPLKRLRLRYQEGQALPSANNSSGGTSLKRPQREETQTPQIMSRGGRLVAARASHASKLKEPKTEPGSELSPKQKMLGSLALIKPKDEPYTDDMPQFEVPIAVIHPEPSNKEDTSSGNASRRRPETSEPLAIELRGGEDAGKEITTSSNGVATRRELVEVQDRCNTDVDIASSPFGEVKVSINCDPALRRSDFHMPNLESVLKMVESKCLKSYKILDPNFSVMKLMKDMCECFLELGTQHSRELQATTDVAAENDFGSRSMTVNSSNGYINFEIDAGDAEPEIPRFSPPPISEDSTEAGHIASMDNCGSIPETDQIGLVQTNSRSTEAPCESTPGEIGSVDSLSGFLNSDLGAREAQPEMPYLAPYIGEDSNQADHAASMGNCSIAPETDQNGLEQTNSLEVVPCELAPHDVGSVDVIDITKGQENVIISLVNEVNSKRPPSFHYIAYNVVFQNAYVNFSLARIGDDNSCSTCSGDCLSLSIPCACAHVTGGDFAYTKEGFVKEDFLKECISMNRDPKKHCHFFCKECPLERSKNEDIIEACKGHLIRNFIKECWWKCGCNKQCGNRVVQRGISHKLQVFMTFEGKGWGLRTLENLPLGAFVCEYVGEVLTNAELFDRVSQSPNGEEHSYPVLLDADWGSVGVLKDEEALCLDATFYGNVARFINHRISKRWREETIRKEERTMHFVSV encoded by the exons ATGCCGCCCAATCCAAGAGTTAAGAAGGCATATGATGCTATGAAAAGTATTGGCATCTCTAATGGAAAGGTGAAGCCAGTCTTGAAGAGCCTTCTAAAACTATATGACAAAAATTGGGAGCTTATCGAAGAGGAGAATTATAGAGCACTTGCAGATGCTATATTTGAGAAGGAGGAAGCAGAG GCAGCAGAACACAAGAAGTCTGAGAATACTGAGGAAAGCGAGATG CCGCTTGTGCGGCGAGAGGAAGTTTTAGAGGAAGAAGCAGGGCATGAGGAGCCTGAAAGACCACTAAAGAGATTGCGCTTAAGATATCAAGAAGGTCAAGCTTTACCTTCCGCTAACAATTCCAGTGGTGGGACTTCTCTTAAGAGGCCTCAACGGGAGGAaactcaaacacctcaaatcaTGTCCAGGGGGGGTAGGTTGGTTGCTGCTAGAGCTTCCCATGCATCAAAACTCAAAGAGCCAAAGACAGAACCCGGCAGTGAACTGTCCCCTAAACAGAAGATGTTGGGATCCCTTGCTTTGATCAAGCCCAAGGATGAACCATATACTGATGATATGCCACAGTTTGAGGTTCCTATTGCTGTTATTCACCCAG AACCATCAAACAAGGAAGATACTTCAAGTGGTAACGCCTCAAGGAGACGTCCAGAAACTTCTGAACCCTTGGCGATAGAACTGAGAGGTGGAGAAGATGCTGGTAAGGAAATCACAACTTCATCAAATGGAGTGGCCACCAGACGTGAGCTGGTAGAAGTCCAGGATAGGTGTAATACTGACGTGGATATTGCCTCCTCACCATTTGGAGAGGTAAAAGTCTCTATAAACTGTGACCCAGCTCTTCGTAGATCAGACTTCCATATGCCGAATCTAGAATCTGTTCTGAAAATGGTGGAGTCTAAATGTCTTAAATCATACAAAATCCTGGACCCTAACTTTTCTGTGATGAAGCTGATGAAAGACATGTGTGAGTGTTTTTTGGAACTGGGAACTCAGCACAGTCGTGAATTGCAAGCAACCACAGATGTTGCTGCAGAAAATGATTTTGGCTCGAGAAGCATGACTGTTAATTCCTCAAATGGATatataaattttgaaattgaTGCTGGGGATGCTGAACCAGAGATACCCCGATTCTCTCCTCCTCCTATTAGTGAAGACAGCACTGAAGCTGGTCATATAGCATCAATGGACAACTGTGGTAGTATTCCAGAAACTGATCAGATTGGTCTTGTGCAGACTAATTCACGGAGTACAGAGGCTCCATGTGAATCGACTCCAGGTGAAATAGGCTCTGTTGATTCCTTAAGTGGGTTCCTGAATTCTGATCTTGGTGCGAGGGAAGCTCAACCAGAGATGCCCTATCTCGCTCCTTATATTGGTGAAGACAGCAATCAGGCTGATCATGCAGCATCAATGGGCAACTGTAGTATTGCTCCAGAGACCGATCAGAATGGTCTTGAACAAACTAATTCACTGGAAGTGGTTCCATGTGAATTGGCTCCACATGATGTAGGGTCTGTTGATGTTATTGATATAACCAAGGGGCAGGAAAATGTTATAATATCTTTGGTGAATGAAGTTAATAGCAAGCGTCCACCATCATTTCACTACATAGCTTACAATGTGGTTTTCCAGAATGCATATGTTAACTTTTCTCTGGCTCGTATTGGAGATGATAATAGCTGTTCAACTTGCTCTGGTGATTGTCTATCATTATCCATACCTTGCGCCTGTGCACATGTAACCGGCGGTGATTTTGCATACACAAAGGAAGGCTTTGTTAAAGAAGACTTTCTTAAAGAATGTATTTCCATGAATCGTGACCCCAAGAAGCACTGCCACTTCTTTTGCAAAGAGTGCCCATTGGAAAGATCAAAAAATGAGGACATTATCGAAGCTTGTAAAGGTCATTTGATTAGGAACTTCATCAAAGAGTGTTGGTGGAAATGTGGCTGTAATAAACAATGTGGCAACCGTGTAGTACAGCGAGGTATAAGCCATAAGTTACAG GTTTTCATGACCTTTGAAGGGAAAGGATGGGGCTTGCGTACTCTAGAAAACCTTCCTCTAGGTGCTTTTGTCTGCGAATATGTTGGAGAAGTTTTGACCAATGCAGAACTCTTTGATCGTGTTTCACAGAGCCCCAACGGGGAGGAACATTCTTATCCAGTCCTGCTGGATGCTGACTGGGGTTCAGTGGGTGTCTTGAAGGACGAGGAAGCTCTTTGTTTGGATGCTACATTTTATGGGAATGTTGCCAGGTTCATCAATCACAG AATATCCAAAAGGTGGAGAGAAGAGACAATCAGGAAAGAGGAGAGAACCATGCATTTTGTATCTGTTTGA
- the LOC104118326 gene encoding probable inactive histone-lysine N-methyltransferase SUVR2 isoform X2, translating into MPPNPRVKKAYDAMKSIGISNGKVKPVLKSLLKLYDKNWELIEEENYRALADAIFEKEEAEAAEHKKSENTEESEMPLVRREEVLEEEAGHEEPERPLKRLRLRYQEGQALPSANNSSGGTSLKRPQREETQTPQIMSRGGRLVAARASHASKLKEPKTEPGSELSPKQKMLGSLALIKPKDEPYTDDMPQFEVPIAVIHPEPSNKEDTSSGNASRRRPETSEPLAIELRGGEDAGKEITTSSNGVATRRELVEVQDRCNTDVDIASSPFGEVKVSINCDPALRRSDFHMPNLESVLKMVESKCLKSYKILDPNFSVMKLMKDMCECFLELGTQHSRELQATTDVAAENDFGSRSMTVNSSNGYINFEIDAGDAEPEIPRFSPPPISEDSTEAGHIASMDNCGSIPETDQIGLVQTNSRSTEAPCESTPGEIGSVDSLSGFLNSDLGAREAQPEMPYLAPYIGEDSNQADHAASMGNCSIAPETDQNGLEQTNSLEVVPCELAPHDVGSVDVIDITKGQENVIISLVNEVNSKRPPSFHYIAYNVVFQNAYVNFSLARIGDDNSCSTCSGDCLSLSIPCACAHVTGGDFAYTKEGFVKEDFLKECISMNRDPKKHCHFFCKECPLERSKNEDIIEACKGHLIRNFIKECWWKCGCNKQCGNRVVQRGISHKLQVFMTFEGKGWGLRTLENLPLGAFVCEYVGEVLTNAELFDRVSQSPNGEEHSYPVLLDADWGSVGVLKDEEALCLDATFYGNVARFINHSLLFSLQERLKRWRSSHGIMVLILMTLTIQ; encoded by the exons ATGCCGCCCAATCCAAGAGTTAAGAAGGCATATGATGCTATGAAAAGTATTGGCATCTCTAATGGAAAGGTGAAGCCAGTCTTGAAGAGCCTTCTAAAACTATATGACAAAAATTGGGAGCTTATCGAAGAGGAGAATTATAGAGCACTTGCAGATGCTATATTTGAGAAGGAGGAAGCAGAG GCAGCAGAACACAAGAAGTCTGAGAATACTGAGGAAAGCGAGATG CCGCTTGTGCGGCGAGAGGAAGTTTTAGAGGAAGAAGCAGGGCATGAGGAGCCTGAAAGACCACTAAAGAGATTGCGCTTAAGATATCAAGAAGGTCAAGCTTTACCTTCCGCTAACAATTCCAGTGGTGGGACTTCTCTTAAGAGGCCTCAACGGGAGGAaactcaaacacctcaaatcaTGTCCAGGGGGGGTAGGTTGGTTGCTGCTAGAGCTTCCCATGCATCAAAACTCAAAGAGCCAAAGACAGAACCCGGCAGTGAACTGTCCCCTAAACAGAAGATGTTGGGATCCCTTGCTTTGATCAAGCCCAAGGATGAACCATATACTGATGATATGCCACAGTTTGAGGTTCCTATTGCTGTTATTCACCCAG AACCATCAAACAAGGAAGATACTTCAAGTGGTAACGCCTCAAGGAGACGTCCAGAAACTTCTGAACCCTTGGCGATAGAACTGAGAGGTGGAGAAGATGCTGGTAAGGAAATCACAACTTCATCAAATGGAGTGGCCACCAGACGTGAGCTGGTAGAAGTCCAGGATAGGTGTAATACTGACGTGGATATTGCCTCCTCACCATTTGGAGAGGTAAAAGTCTCTATAAACTGTGACCCAGCTCTTCGTAGATCAGACTTCCATATGCCGAATCTAGAATCTGTTCTGAAAATGGTGGAGTCTAAATGTCTTAAATCATACAAAATCCTGGACCCTAACTTTTCTGTGATGAAGCTGATGAAAGACATGTGTGAGTGTTTTTTGGAACTGGGAACTCAGCACAGTCGTGAATTGCAAGCAACCACAGATGTTGCTGCAGAAAATGATTTTGGCTCGAGAAGCATGACTGTTAATTCCTCAAATGGATatataaattttgaaattgaTGCTGGGGATGCTGAACCAGAGATACCCCGATTCTCTCCTCCTCCTATTAGTGAAGACAGCACTGAAGCTGGTCATATAGCATCAATGGACAACTGTGGTAGTATTCCAGAAACTGATCAGATTGGTCTTGTGCAGACTAATTCACGGAGTACAGAGGCTCCATGTGAATCGACTCCAGGTGAAATAGGCTCTGTTGATTCCTTAAGTGGGTTCCTGAATTCTGATCTTGGTGCGAGGGAAGCTCAACCAGAGATGCCCTATCTCGCTCCTTATATTGGTGAAGACAGCAATCAGGCTGATCATGCAGCATCAATGGGCAACTGTAGTATTGCTCCAGAGACCGATCAGAATGGTCTTGAACAAACTAATTCACTGGAAGTGGTTCCATGTGAATTGGCTCCACATGATGTAGGGTCTGTTGATGTTATTGATATAACCAAGGGGCAGGAAAATGTTATAATATCTTTGGTGAATGAAGTTAATAGCAAGCGTCCACCATCATTTCACTACATAGCTTACAATGTGGTTTTCCAGAATGCATATGTTAACTTTTCTCTGGCTCGTATTGGAGATGATAATAGCTGTTCAACTTGCTCTGGTGATTGTCTATCATTATCCATACCTTGCGCCTGTGCACATGTAACCGGCGGTGATTTTGCATACACAAAGGAAGGCTTTGTTAAAGAAGACTTTCTTAAAGAATGTATTTCCATGAATCGTGACCCCAAGAAGCACTGCCACTTCTTTTGCAAAGAGTGCCCATTGGAAAGATCAAAAAATGAGGACATTATCGAAGCTTGTAAAGGTCATTTGATTAGGAACTTCATCAAAGAGTGTTGGTGGAAATGTGGCTGTAATAAACAATGTGGCAACCGTGTAGTACAGCGAGGTATAAGCCATAAGTTACAG GTTTTCATGACCTTTGAAGGGAAAGGATGGGGCTTGCGTACTCTAGAAAACCTTCCTCTAGGTGCTTTTGTCTGCGAATATGTTGGAGAAGTTTTGACCAATGCAGAACTCTTTGATCGTGTTTCACAGAGCCCCAACGGGGAGGAACATTCTTATCCAGTCCTGCTGGATGCTGACTGGGGTTCAGTGGGTGTCTTGAAGGACGAGGAAGCTCTTTGTTTGGATGCTACATTTTATGGGAATGTTGCCAGGTTCATCAATCACAG CTTGCTTTTTTCACTACAAGAAAGATTAAAGCGATGGAGGAGCTCACATGG GATTATGGTATTGATTTTGATGACCTTGACCATCCAGTAA